In Candidatus Binatia bacterium, one DNA window encodes the following:
- a CDS encoding LuxR C-terminal-related transcriptional regulator, whose translation MARSGWSELPSLVGEVGELSFADVDATVRHLLERTCELIGASDALLSFGVRSTAVADDDPLGGWRGTFALRYGPNAERDARILDEWYHHLPNLPQDHAIVTLARTAGASRAFLEPDLTPGSRLQQRRVRELLRECRIRDRIVGGRPIGGGLELLFGAYRRDGTPCFSDEERDLVRGILASIPDVARRLALACGVFSCGERLTPREGQVLQHLLSGLAEKEIAYELGLGARTLHHHVTALYRKLGVRSRAELMALFLGTLRRKSGAQVGAFSIDVSRSDQPAGNAPAVSTTASSSSRTPHTAA comes from the coding sequence GTGGCACGTTCTGGGTGGTCGGAGCTGCCGAGCCTGGTCGGCGAGGTCGGCGAGCTGTCGTTCGCCGACGTCGACGCGACGGTGCGCCACCTGCTCGAGCGCACCTGCGAGCTGATCGGGGCGAGCGACGCGCTGCTCTCCTTCGGCGTGCGCTCGACCGCGGTCGCCGACGACGATCCGCTCGGCGGCTGGCGCGGAACCTTCGCGCTGCGCTACGGCCCCAACGCAGAGCGCGACGCGAGGATCCTCGACGAGTGGTACCACCACCTACCGAACCTGCCGCAGGACCACGCGATCGTGACGCTCGCGCGGACGGCCGGCGCGTCGCGCGCCTTCCTCGAGCCCGACCTCACGCCAGGCTCAAGGCTGCAGCAGCGTCGCGTGCGGGAGCTGCTCCGGGAGTGCCGCATCCGCGACCGCATCGTCGGCGGACGTCCCATCGGCGGCGGTCTCGAGCTGCTGTTCGGCGCCTATCGGCGCGACGGAACCCCGTGCTTCAGCGACGAGGAGCGCGACCTCGTCCGCGGCATCCTCGCGTCGATTCCCGACGTCGCACGCCGGCTCGCGCTCGCCTGCGGTGTGTTCTCGTGCGGCGAGCGCTTGACGCCTCGCGAGGGTCAAGTCCTGCAGCACCTTCTGTCCGGCCTCGCCGAGAAGGAGATCGCGTACGAGCTCGGCCTCGGCGCGCGCACGCTGCACCACCACGTCACGGCGCTCTACCGCAAGCTCGGCGTGCGAAGCCGTGCGGAGCTCATGGCGCTCTTCCTCGGCACGCTGCGCAGGAAGAGCGGCGCTCAGGTGGGCGCGTTCTCGATCGACGTCTCGAGGTCGGACCAGCCCGCAGGGAACGCGCCGGCGGTCTCCACCACCGCGTCGAGCTCGAGCCGCACGCCGCACACCGCCGCCTGA